The DNA region CGTTGCAGATACGCTGGTCGAAGCCTACGAAAAAGCCTTTGCAGCCGATTCAATTTCGGCATTTGGCGGCATTGTTGCCCTCAACAAACCTCTTGACGCGGCAACTGCTGAGGCTATGAGCAAGGTCTTTCTTGAATGTATTGTGGCTCCGGAATGTACGCCTGAAGCACGGGAAGTGATTGCCAAGAAGAAAAAGCTGCGGGTTCTAACTTTGGCTGATTTGCTGACTGGCCCGACCCAAACAGTGAAGGCGATCGCCGGTGGATTTTTAGCGCAGGATGCCGATACTCAAATTGAAGCTCCTAAGGATTGGAAATGTGTCACAAGCAAACTGCCTAGTCCTGAGGATTTAGAAGAATTGTTCTTTGCGTGGAAGCTCTGTAAGCACGTGAAATCTAACGCGATTTTAGTGTCGAAGGATCGCACAACTGTCGGTGTGGGTGCGGGTCAGATGAATCGAGTAGGTGCTGCGAAGATTGCCTTTGAACAGGCAGGCGAAAAAGCGAAAGGTGCTTATCTAGCCAGTGATGCATTCTTCCCCTTTGATGATTCTGTTCGTAGTGCCGCTGAAGTGGGCATTAAGGCGATCGTGCAGCCCGGTGGCTCTATTCGTGATGAGGATTCGATTAAGGCAGCTAATGAACTCGGCATCATTATGATGTTCACTGGTTCCCGCCATTTCCTCCACTAATTCACAAGCTACAGAAAATTTTGTAGGGTGCGTTAATGAAATGTAACGCGCCTTTTTTCTTGTTTATATTCTTAATTAAATGTGCGTTACATTTCATTAACGCACCCTACATTTTGATGATATTTTAATCAGGTTTAGATGGTAGTAGTGGTTCGATATTCCTGAGAAGTTGAGGCAAATCTTCGGTGACAACCTTCCATACTTCTTGTAAATTCACATTGTCATATTCATGGACAACCATATCGCGCATTCCTGCAATCTCTCGCCACGGAATCTGATTGTTTTTGGTTCTAAATGCTGGAGATAGACGCTTCGTTGCTTCACCAATAATGATAATCCGGCGTAGGATCGCATCCTGTTTTTCTACATTATCTCTCAGAGCATCTCGGTCAAGATCTTCACAGTAACTCAAGATTAGTTGAGCAGAGTCATAAATATCGATTAGAGATTCAGCATCACGCAACATAAATCACCTCAGCAGATTCGAGAATATTTTTTTTTCGTAGCCAATTCCTACTATTTTCGATTCCTTTTTTACTAATAAGATCAACTGGTCGTTGAATAAGTTCAGCTAATTCTTCCTTCATATCGAATCGCTCAAATAAACCATAGTTTGATTCAGATTGAAACAGTACTAAAAAATCAATATCGCTTTCATCGTTAAAGTCATTCCGAAGAATTGAGCCAAACAATGATAATTCTGCGACCTGCCAACGGTGACAAAACTCATACAGTTGCTCTGGAGTGAGTTGGAGGCGGTGATAAATTTTAGGTTTTATTTCTATTGTCTGAGTGGATTGATTCATTAAGATTTATCCTCAGCGACAGATTTTAGTTTTTCGAGCTGTTTAGTAGCATAATCTCGAACTTGCTCATCCGGATCATTCTGAATACGCTCTATAAAAATTGGAGTTAGATCTACTTTCTGTTCATATTTGTTAAGTAGAATCTCTAAAATATTAGTTCTGATGTTATGTGAATAGTAGTAGCCATTGCCAGGATCGCGATGGAATGTATCGGTAAGGAGTAAAGATTTGAGAAAATCGAATAACCATAGCTCACTATGCTGAGATAAACCTAATATTCTGACAGCCGAACTTCTAATGCCTTGATGAGGGCTATTTTGTGCATGAAACTTGAGAATTGAGTCAACATCAAATAAGTTATTTCGTTTGTATGCTAGGTATCGAAGAAAATTTTCCTGTAATTCAGGTAATACATCAAATGAAGATAGATAATGTAAAGCCTTTTCATCTAGAAACTTTAAGATG from [Leptolyngbya] sp. PCC 7376 includes:
- a CDS encoding DUF86 domain-containing protein, with product MLRDAESLIDIYDSAQLILSYCEDLDRDALRDNVEKQDAILRRIIIIGEATKRLSPAFRTKNNQIPWREIAGMRDMVVHEYDNVNLQEVWKVVTEDLPQLLRNIEPLLPSKPD
- a CDS encoding nucleotidyltransferase family protein — protein: MNQSTQTIEIKPKIYHRLQLTPEQLYEFCHRWQVAELSLFGSILRNDFNDESDIDFLVLFQSESNYGLFERFDMKEELAELIQRPVDLISKKGIENSRNWLRKKNILESAEVIYVA